From the Mesorhizobium sp. WSM2240 genome, the window ACATGCTGCTCTGGGTCATCGTCTGGGCCAATCTGATCGCCGTGCTCGTCCAGCTGTTATCGTCCAAGCTCGGTTTGGCCACGGGATCGAGTCTTGCGGAGGTATTGCATGCGCACCTGCCACCCTGGGCCAACTGGGCCTACTGGATCCAGGCAGAGATTCTCGCTGTCGCTACCGATCTCGCCGAATTCGTGGGAGCCGCGCTCGGCTTCGAGTTGCTGTTCGGCGTCACCCTCCTCCAGGGAGCCATTCTGACGGGAATCATCAGCTGGGCCATTCTCTCGATCGAGCTGCGGGGCTGAAGCCGCTCGAACTGGTGATCGGCTCCATGCTGGCGATGGTTGCCGCAGTCTACGTTCTCGAACTGATCCTGAGCCATCCCGCGCCTATGGCGATCATCAGGGGCGCGGTCGTCCCGGAACTGGCAGGGGAAAAAAGCATCTACCTGGCAGCTGGCATCTTGGGCGCCACGGTGATGCCACACGTGATCTACCTGCACTCCGCGTTGAGCCGCTCGGATGCGCGGAGCTTCACCGCCACCTCACGCCGCAGCCTCTGGTGGTGGAGTCGCTGGGACATCGGCATTGCCATGACAGTCGCAAGTTTCGTCAATCTCGCCATGCTCGCAATGGCCGCGACGGTCTTCCATCCCGCCCACTCCAACATCGTGGAGATCGAGACCGCCTACAAGACGCTGGAGCCGCTGCTCGGCCCATTCGCGGCGCACATTTTCGGTCTTTCGTTGATCGTCGCTGGGTTGGCCTCGACCGTTGTTGGCACGCTTGCCGGCCAGGAAGTGATGCAAGGTTTCGTCGGCTTCCGGATTCCTCTCTTCGTCCGACGCGCGGTTACCATGGCTCCATCCTTCGTAGTCATCCTGCTTGGCTTCGACGTGACGCGGGTTCTCGTGCTGAGCCAGGTGATCCTCAGCTTCGGCATCGCATTGGCGCTGATACCGCTTGTCCTTTTCACGAGCCGGCCGTCTATCATGGGCGATCTGGTGAACCGACGAGCAACCATCCTTCTCGGGTGGGTCGTCGTTGTTGTCATCGTCGCCATGAACATCGTTCTGCTGGCGACCATCTTATGACCAGAACTGATTGCACGGCTGATCCGCCGCAGCCCAGTCCGACAAGGTGTCGCAAAAATCGGTAATTGGTCAGTTTGAAATCTCAGCCCGATCACAATAGGCTTTTTTTCGCATGCCATGTTTAGACCGTGACCGACAAGCACTCCAGAAGCGAAGGAGGCGAAAACGCCAATGAAGCGTGAGCCTTACACCAAGCGGTCGGCGGCGTGACCGTTCTTGCGTCTATCAAGGCGTGGGCGCGAAGCGTTAAACGGGACGTGGTGGCGCTTTGGATAGCCGCGCGTGATCCGCGCGTGCCCTGGTATGCGAAACTGGCGGCTGGCGCGGTTGCCGCCTATGCGCTCAGTCCAATTGACCTGATACCCGACTTCATACCGGTGCTTGGCTACTTGGATGAAGTGATCATGCTTCCGCTCGGCATCCTGCTGGTGGTAAATCTCATTCCCGCACCGCTGATGGATGAATTTCGACAAGATGCTATCCGCCGCGAAGACCGCCCGAAAAGCGTCAGCGGCTTGGCCGTGATCCTCGCAATCTGGTTGTCCGTCGCGGCATGGCTGGTTTTGCTATTCTGGCCTAATCGGGCGGGCTGAAATTTCAAATTGACCCACTACCCAAAATCACGTCGCTTTGCTCCAACCCCTGCAATTGAATGCATACATAGGAGGGAAAACGATGAACGAACGCGGCGGCGGACATTCCCCTCCATCCAGACGTGCGGTAGTGACGCAATTGCTTGGCGGCCTTGGAGCGGCGGCCATGTTCCCGCAAGTCTCCTGGGGTCAGGGTGCATCACATGAATCACAACGGCCCCGAACCGACGCAACATTCGTCTTTGCCGCCGACGTGCACGCTTGCCGCATGGCCAGCGGCCTGAGCCCTAATTGCGCGAATGAGGGCAAGACGGACGCAAACCTCCTTCGCCACATTGCGGCGATCAATCGCATTTCAAAGGAGAGTTGGCCGGAGCAACTTGACGGGGCCGCGACGCGGCTTATGGGTGCGGGGCGCAAGATCGCCGAGCCGCTCGGCGTGATCATCGGGGGCGACATGACCGACGACGGCGGCGGTCAGGTCGCGATACCCGGCGAGGGCTCGCAGCTTCGCCAGTTCAGCCAGCGCTACCAGCAGGGTGTCGGTCCCGACCGTATCCATTTTCCGGTTTACACCGGTCTTGGCAACCACGACCTGGATCAAGACGGCCCAAAACCTCAGGTCGACTGGTATCGACGAGAACTGCGGGACTATGTCGAACTCAATCACCGCCCGACGGTATTTTTCAAGCCGCCGGTGCCGGTGTCAAATTACGACGTTGCGTCCGACAGTTACTCGTGGGACTGGGGCGGACTCCATCTGATCCAGGCGCACCGCTTCGCGGGTGACACCACGAAAGGCGCACTCAGCGGCCTGCCCTGGCTCAAGAACGACCTCGCCACCTACGCTGCCGACCGCAGGCCAGTCGTGCTGTTCCAGCATTACGGCTGGGACCAATTCTCGACGGAACGATGGGATCCGGTCAGGCGGACTTTTGACGAGGATGGGTCCGGCCCGCCGCATTGGTGGAGCGATGCAGAGCGCCAAGCACTCTATTCGGTTATCGCGCAATACAATGTCATAGGCATTTTCCACGGCCATCAGCATGAGACGGCCATGATCTATCGACGCGGCACATTGGATCTGTTTAAGCCCAAAGCCGCGTTCATGGGCGGCTTCGCCGTGGTGCATGTCGCGGACGACTATTTGGACGTCGCATTCGCCGAAGCAGTTGGCGGCGATGGCGAGGTCAAGTTTACCAACGCCTTCAATAGCCGCTCAGGTAGCTGAGGCGCCGCGGTGCGGTGACAGCCCCTTGAAAAACTCAACGCGGGCCGCGCAGCAAACAGGCTCTGCGAAAACGCCGCGCAATCAAATTGCGCAACAGGCCCCATACGCGACAATTGACCGTTTTCCTTACACATTGTTAGGCCTCTCCCATCGAGGCCCCGGAGAGCGGCAAACATGTAAGGAAAATATGTTAGCAAATCTATTGCCAGGAAAACGGTACCCGAGAAATATCCTTACATGAAGATTGGATACGCCCGGGTCTCTACCGCCGATCAGAATCTCGACATGCAACGGGACGCGCTCAAGCGCGCCGGCTGTAAGAAGATTTTCGAAGAAAGGAAGTCCGGCAAGGCGGGAAGCAAGCGTCCAGAGCTGGAAGCGGCCCTCGCTTATCTCAGGCCAGAGGATATCCTGGTCGTTTGGAAGCTCGACCGCCTAGGCCGTTCCTGGGTGGAAATGATGCGCACGATCGATAAGCTGCGCGCCGATGGCATCAAGTTCCAAAGCCTGACCGAGGAGCTGGACAGCGAGAGCGCCCAAGGGCGCTTCTTTTTGCAGATCCACGGTGCCATGGCCGAGTATTTCCTGGACCTCAATCGAGAGCGCACCATGGAAGGCCCCAAGGCCGCTCTGGCGCGCGGCCGGAAAGGTGGCCGCAAGCCCAAGCTCACCGAGGATGACAAAAAAGCCGCCAGGGCGATGCTGGCTGCCGGTGACATCTCGGTGGCAGAAATCGCGCGTCGGTTGGGCATCAGCCGTGTGACCTTCTACGACTACTTCCCACAGGCACGGATGAAAGCGAAAGCGGCCAACATGATGGGTTCACCGGTTCGCGAGGAATAAGCACGGGAGGGTTGGCTCTTCCGCCATGGGCCGAAGATCTACCGATCACTCGGGAGAATATGGCCGCCAAGGGTGGGGAGCGACCCGATCGCGAAGGTCCTCGAACGAGCAAGGAACGCCATGAACCGTCGTTGCTGAATGGACCACCGGATGACGCGTTCGGGGCCGTTTGCTGCCCGTCCGGTTCTGGCCGAGGAATTGGGCAGGCCGCCGTTCAGCTGACGGCCCCGTTGCGGTCGTTGATCACTCGGAGCGACCGCTCTGAAAGCAGGCGTTGCGGGCGGCTGGTGGCAGCATGGATCACACTTATCGTAGAAAAGGCGCAGAATTGTCGCACGTTTTGGGAATTTCTTGCGACCACCCAACCTAGTTTGAGATCGGAATCCGATAGATCGTTCCATCGCCCCAAGCGGCGGTGAGCAAAGAGGCCCCGTCAGGAGCGATTACCAAGCCGACCGGGCTTCGCAGCCCGTCCGCGACGGCACGGGATTGTCCATTCGGCAGAATTTCCCGCACGGTCGTTCCGCCATAATCTACCACGAACACGCGGCCGTCTTTCGTCATTGCTACGCCAGGGCCGGGCGTGCCGAACGCCTCGCCGGCGTCGATGCGCGTGTCATCCGGGCGCAGGATCGTAACCCCGCCGCCGATGTTGGACACGACATAGCCATTGTCTGGCGTCTGGACCACCCCGACCGGCGTTTGCAAGCCGTCGATGACGGGTTCCAGATCGCCATTCCCGGTCACGGTGAGGATCTGGTTGGTGCGGCGGTTGGCGATCAGCAGCCGGCCTGACCTGTCGAAACTAAGCCCGGCGGGCGTCGCAAGGCCGCTCACATGCACGCTGCGTTCTCCTGCCGGCGTGAAACGATAGACCTCATCGCGCGAATAGGATGCAACGTAGATCGTGCCATCGGGGCCGATCGTCAGGCCGGAAGGACCGGAAAGCACGTCCGCGAAGGTGGTGCGATTCCCGGCAGGGTCGATGCGTGAGACGCGGCCGGCGCCCCATTCCGCCACGAATAGGTTCCCCGCAGCGTCGAAGGCCATGCCGACCGGCGAGCTGAAGCCGTCCCAGAGCTTTTCAGGCGTGGCCGGGTTTGCGTTTGCGGCAGTCGGAGCTGCAATCGGGGAGCCGGAAATCGCGACGATTGCGAGAGCGCCGGCAGCAGTCAAGGAGCGAAGAAGGTTCATCATGCCGCTTCCCCCTGCTGGACGGGAAACCGGGCGGCGAATACTTCCTTCGCCGCAAACAGCCCGTTGAGTGCCGCAGGAAAGCCCGCATAGATCGCCATTTGCATGACGATTTCAGTGATTTCGTCCTTCGTCAGTCCGACATTCAGGCCCGCCTCTATATGGACCTTTAGTTGCGGGGTTGCGGTTCCCATCGCGGTTAGAGCCGCGATGGTGGCGATTTCGCGGGCGCGCAGATCGAGGCCAGGACGGCTGTAAATGTCGCCAAATGGAAATTCGAACACGTAGCGCGCGAAGTCGGGGGCGATATCCGCCAGAGCGGCAATGACATTGTTGCCGGCTTCGCCGTCGATTTCAGCGAGCGCTCGCTTGCCGCGCTCCAGCCGGCTTTCGCCGACGTTGGGGGATTGGTGCGTCATAGTCTTTCATCCTCTGATCCTTGCCGGCATATCCGGCAATCTTGGTGTCGAGGACGAGAAGGCAGGCTTGCAGTTCGGCCACCTGCGCGCGGACACGCTCGCGATGCTGTTCGAGCAACGCGCTGCGCTCCGCTTCCGTGCCGACGCCGCGCTCCCGCAAGGCCGCGTATTGCAGCA encodes:
- a CDS encoding DUF1232 domain-containing protein; this encodes MTVLASIKAWARSVKRDVVALWIAARDPRVPWYAKLAAGAVAAYALSPIDLIPDFIPVLGYLDEVIMLPLGILLVVNLIPAPLMDEFRQDAIRREDRPKSVSGLAVILAIWLSVAAWLVLLFWPNRAG
- a CDS encoding metallophosphoesterase, translated to MNERGGGHSPPSRRAVVTQLLGGLGAAAMFPQVSWGQGASHESQRPRTDATFVFAADVHACRMASGLSPNCANEGKTDANLLRHIAAINRISKESWPEQLDGAATRLMGAGRKIAEPLGVIIGGDMTDDGGGQVAIPGEGSQLRQFSQRYQQGVGPDRIHFPVYTGLGNHDLDQDGPKPQVDWYRRELRDYVELNHRPTVFFKPPVPVSNYDVASDSYSWDWGGLHLIQAHRFAGDTTKGALSGLPWLKNDLATYAADRRPVVLFQHYGWDQFSTERWDPVRRTFDEDGSGPPHWWSDAERQALYSVIAQYNVIGIFHGHQHETAMIYRRGTLDLFKPKAAFMGGFAVVHVADDYLDVAFAEAVGGDGEVKFTNAFNSRSGS
- a CDS encoding recombinase family protein, which produces MKIGYARVSTADQNLDMQRDALKRAGCKKIFEERKSGKAGSKRPELEAALAYLRPEDILVVWKLDRLGRSWVEMMRTIDKLRADGIKFQSLTEELDSESAQGRFFLQIHGAMAEYFLDLNRERTMEGPKAALARGRKGGRKPKLTEDDKKAARAMLAAGDISVAEIARRLGISRVTFYDYFPQARMKAKAANMMGSPVREE
- a CDS encoding NHL repeat-containing protein; translation: MMNLLRSLTAAGALAIVAISGSPIAAPTAANANPATPEKLWDGFSSPVGMAFDAAGNLFVAEWGAGRVSRIDPAGNRTTFADVLSGPSGLTIGPDGTIYVASYSRDEVYRFTPAGERSVHVSGLATPAGLSFDRSGRLLIANRRTNQILTVTGNGDLEPVIDGLQTPVGVVQTPDNGYVVSNIGGGVTILRPDDTRIDAGEAFGTPGPGVAMTKDGRVFVVDYGGTTVREILPNGQSRAVADGLRSPVGLVIAPDGASLLTAAWGDGTIYRIPISN
- a CDS encoding carboxymuconolactone decarboxylase family protein, giving the protein MTHQSPNVGESRLERGKRALAEIDGEAGNNVIAALADIAPDFARYVFEFPFGDIYSRPGLDLRAREIATIAALTAMGTATPQLKVHIEAGLNVGLTKDEITEIVMQMAIYAGFPAALNGLFAAKEVFAARFPVQQGEAA
- a CDS encoding MerR family transcriptional regulator, whose product is MKIGELAKRSGLSAHTIRYYERIGLLPHADRDRSGQRDYDASILIWIEFLDRLKTTAMPIREMLQYAALRERGVGTEAERSALLEQHRERVRAQVAELQACLLVLDTKIAGYAGKDQRMKDYDAPIPQRRRKPAGARQASAR